Proteins encoded together in one Planctomyces sp. SH-PL14 window:
- a CDS encoding serine/threonine-protein kinase has protein sequence MKMENDLSSVDPTAAFDESAAILKGEEGGAAGELMDRFQAVTSANEVRWEIRYRLIRRLGAGGQGVVFLADRRGAFGTTFRLALKFFRPDGYSSVTAYNSEMARLARVATTLARIQQDHLLDLYNVIELDGLHVLTMEWVDGYGLRELLKPRTLDLVRATMRPDRWDHVNDVVVTKSAEQLRLKPGVATAILRECLSGVAALHRTGIVHADLKPSNLMIKRTGNCKVIDFGSAFLVGQPAFRSTWTPRYAAVEVLEGAPHTPQADLASLGYMLFEMLSGQYPFVDLMGPDLIEAKRRLPQRLREFLPAEVARNERLLNLIRRLIAPNPADRFCSAEDADQSPEGAAAFERELVRANLSSDYANEIRLWLSEIEQERAE, from the coding sequence ATGAAAATGGAGAACGACCTTTCGAGCGTCGACCCGACGGCGGCGTTCGACGAGTCTGCGGCCATCCTCAAAGGGGAGGAGGGGGGCGCGGCCGGCGAACTGATGGATCGGTTCCAGGCGGTGACTTCGGCGAACGAGGTCCGGTGGGAGATCCGTTACCGCCTCATCCGGCGACTCGGAGCGGGTGGTCAGGGGGTCGTGTTTCTCGCGGACCGCCGCGGCGCCTTCGGAACGACGTTCCGTCTTGCCCTGAAGTTCTTTCGGCCGGACGGATACTCGAGCGTCACTGCTTACAACTCCGAAATGGCGCGTCTCGCCCGCGTGGCGACGACGCTTGCCCGGATCCAGCAGGACCATCTCCTCGACCTCTACAACGTCATTGAGCTCGACGGCCTGCACGTTCTCACGATGGAGTGGGTTGACGGCTACGGGCTCCGCGAACTGCTGAAGCCGCGGACCCTGGACCTGGTGCGGGCGACGATGCGCCCGGATCGGTGGGATCACGTGAACGACGTCGTCGTCACGAAGTCCGCGGAGCAGCTCCGGCTGAAGCCCGGCGTCGCCACGGCGATTCTCCGGGAGTGCCTGTCGGGCGTGGCCGCCCTGCACCGGACCGGAATCGTGCATGCGGACCTGAAGCCGTCGAACCTGATGATCAAGCGGACGGGAAACTGCAAGGTGATCGACTTCGGGTCGGCCTTCCTCGTCGGGCAGCCAGCCTTCCGCTCGACCTGGACCCCGCGGTACGCCGCCGTCGAAGTCCTCGAGGGGGCGCCGCACACTCCGCAGGCCGACCTGGCCAGCCTGGGGTACATGCTGTTCGAGATGCTGTCCGGGCAGTATCCCTTTGTCGACCTGATGGGGCCTGATCTCATTGAGGCGAAGCGGCGGCTTCCCCAGCGGCTCCGAGAGTTCCTGCCGGCGGAAGTCGCCCGGAACGAGCGGCTGCTCAATCTCATCCGGCGGCTGATCGCGCCGAATCCGGCCGACCGCTTCTGTTCAGCGGAGGATGCGGATCAGTCTCCCGAAGGGGCGGCGGCGTTCGAGCGGGAGCTGGTCCGGGCCAACCTCTCCAGCGACTACGCCAACGAAATCCGGCTGTGGTTGTCCGAGATTGAGCAGGAGCGGGCCGAGTAG
- a CDS encoding PIG-L family deacetylase encodes MAESDSALDVLAVGAHPDDVEVAIGGTLARMAKAGYRVGIVDLTDGEPTPLSSGPEQRTEEAMEAARILGVHTREILTLPNRRLFDSYEARVELAKVIRRHKPRLVMGIAGKTPMASPDHWQAMQITDAAVFYARLTKWDHEFGGLPVHTVPRQVWYPLGFDQRHLMDTAGAFVADITETLEAKLDAIRAYKSQFGLDKTRVLRVIEAQALTLGGICGTLAGEMLISPKPLLSSDVLKTLHVVS; translated from the coding sequence TTGGCAGAGTCAGATTCGGCGCTCGACGTCCTGGCAGTCGGGGCTCATCCGGATGATGTGGAAGTCGCGATCGGCGGGACGCTGGCCCGCATGGCCAAAGCGGGCTACCGCGTCGGGATCGTCGACCTGACCGACGGCGAGCCGACCCCCCTCTCCTCCGGCCCCGAGCAACGGACCGAAGAGGCGATGGAAGCAGCTCGCATCCTGGGGGTCCACACCCGCGAGATCCTGACGCTCCCGAACCGCCGCCTCTTCGACAGTTACGAAGCCCGGGTCGAGCTGGCCAAGGTCATCCGCCGCCATAAGCCGCGGCTGGTGATGGGGATTGCCGGCAAGACTCCAATGGCCTCGCCCGACCACTGGCAGGCGATGCAGATCACGGACGCGGCGGTCTTCTACGCCCGACTGACGAAATGGGACCACGAGTTCGGCGGCCTGCCGGTCCACACGGTCCCCCGGCAGGTGTGGTATCCGCTCGGCTTTGACCAGCGACATCTGATGGACACAGCCGGCGCGTTTGTGGCCGACATCACCGAGACGCTTGAGGCGAAGCTCGATGCGATCCGGGCCTACAAATCCCAGTTTGGCCTCGACAAAACCCGCGTGCTGCGGGTGATCGAGGCACAGGCCCTGACGCTGGGGGGGATCTGCGGGACGCTGGCGGGAGAGATGCTGATCTCCCCGAAGCCCCTGCTCTCAAGCGATGTGCTGAAGACGCTGCACGTGGTGAGCTGA
- a CDS encoding nitrilase family protein, translating to MPMTPPETPSIRIAAVQFEPRDGDKGFNLERIEALAGRAAREGARVVSFHECSISGYSFVQTFDKQQMLDLAEEIPDGSATRELIRIAGRHNIVVLAGLFEREGDEVFNSYVCVDGNGLVARHRKLHTFVNPHLTPGSAFTVFDIDGWKCGILICYDNNLPEDVRCTALLGAEVIFMPHVTGCLPSVMPGRGVVDPALWERRATDPVPLRMELNGPKGRGWLMRWLPARAWENGIYAVFTNPIGMEHGQVRNGNAMILDPFGEVQTECHALGDDLCIGLCTREKLALSSGRRYLRARRPELYGPLTAASDQPPVTEPGWRLAYRDRTSS from the coding sequence ATGCCGATGACTCCCCCCGAGACTCCGTCGATCCGGATCGCCGCGGTCCAGTTTGAACCCCGCGATGGCGACAAGGGGTTCAACCTGGAGCGGATCGAAGCGCTGGCGGGCCGGGCGGCGCGGGAGGGGGCGCGGGTCGTCTCGTTTCATGAGTGCTCGATCTCCGGCTACTCCTTCGTGCAGACGTTCGACAAGCAGCAGATGCTCGACCTCGCCGAGGAGATTCCGGACGGTTCGGCGACGCGGGAGCTGATCCGGATCGCGGGCCGGCACAACATTGTGGTCCTGGCCGGCCTGTTCGAGCGCGAGGGGGACGAGGTTTTCAATTCCTACGTCTGCGTCGACGGGAACGGCCTGGTCGCCCGGCACCGCAAGCTGCACACGTTCGTCAATCCGCACCTGACGCCGGGAAGCGCCTTCACGGTCTTCGACATCGACGGCTGGAAGTGCGGAATTCTGATCTGCTACGACAACAATCTCCCGGAGGACGTCCGCTGCACCGCTCTGCTGGGGGCGGAGGTCATCTTCATGCCGCACGTGACCGGCTGCCTCCCCTCGGTGATGCCCGGCCGGGGCGTCGTCGATCCGGCGCTCTGGGAGCGGCGCGCGACCGATCCGGTCCCACTACGGATGGAACTGAACGGTCCCAAGGGACGGGGGTGGCTCATGCGGTGGCTCCCCGCGCGGGCGTGGGAAAACGGCATCTATGCCGTGTTCACGAACCCGATCGGGATGGAGCATGGTCAGGTGCGGAACGGAAATGCGATGATCCTTGACCCGTTCGGCGAAGTGCAGACGGAGTGTCACGCGCTCGGCGACGATCTGTGCATCGGCCTCTGCACGCGGGAGAAGCTCGCTCTGTCTTCCGGCCGGCGGTACCTGCGGGCCCGGCGTCCGGAGCTCTATGGTCCGCTGACCGCGGCTTCCGACCAGCCACCGGTCACGGAGCCGGGATGGAGACTGGCCTACCGCGACAGAACCTCCTCGTAA
- a CDS encoding TatD family hydrolase has product MELIDTHAHLDEQAFAQDLPQTLDRAREAGLVRILTIGITLESSRAAIALAERFDMVYAAVGIHPNYASQAHQDDWPAICELARHPKVVAVGETGLDRYWDHTLIDTQVDYFRRHLALTRETGKPFIIHCREAENEVLDILRDEMGGGPIPGLMHSFCGSKQAAEETLGWGMSLSFSGMLTYKKNEELRALAAGVPDDRILVETDCPYLAPLPHRGKRNEPSFVKQTARVLAEARGRTIDEVAQLTTANARRLFGF; this is encoded by the coding sequence ATGGAATTGATTGACACGCACGCCCACCTCGATGAGCAGGCGTTTGCCCAGGACCTGCCGCAGACGCTCGATCGCGCGCGGGAGGCGGGGCTGGTCCGGATCCTGACGATCGGGATCACGCTGGAGTCGTCACGGGCCGCGATCGCGCTGGCGGAGCGGTTCGACATGGTCTACGCCGCCGTCGGCATTCATCCCAACTACGCCTCCCAGGCGCATCAGGATGACTGGCCGGCGATCTGCGAGCTGGCGCGGCATCCGAAGGTCGTGGCGGTCGGCGAGACGGGGCTGGACCGGTACTGGGACCATACGCTGATCGACACCCAGGTCGACTACTTTCGCCGGCATCTGGCTCTGACGCGCGAGACGGGCAAGCCGTTCATCATTCACTGCCGCGAGGCCGAGAACGAAGTCCTCGACATCCTCCGCGACGAGATGGGCGGCGGCCCGATTCCCGGGCTGATGCACTCATTCTGCGGATCGAAGCAGGCGGCCGAGGAGACGCTTGGCTGGGGGATGTCGCTCTCGTTCTCCGGGATGCTGACCTACAAGAAGAACGAGGAGCTGCGGGCCCTGGCGGCGGGGGTGCCGGATGACCGGATTCTGGTCGAGACCGACTGTCCTTATCTCGCTCCCCTGCCCCACCGCGGGAAGCGGAACGAACCGTCCTTCGTGAAGCAGACCGCACGAGTCCTGGCCGAAGCCCGCGGTCGCACGATTGACGAGGTTGCTCAGCTGACGACCGCGAACGCCCGGCGGCTCTTTGGGTTTTAG